From one Musa acuminata AAA Group cultivar baxijiao chromosome BXJ2-6, Cavendish_Baxijiao_AAA, whole genome shotgun sequence genomic stretch:
- the LOC103990007 gene encoding hypersensitive-induced response protein-like protein 1, which produces MGQMLCCVQVGQSTVAIKESFGKYDDVLQPGCHCLPWVFGKRIAGRLSLRMKQLDVKCETKTKDNVFVNVVASIQYRALPDKANDAFYKLSNTQSQIQAYVFDVIRASVPKLNLDDAFEQKNEIARAVEEELEKAMSAYGFEIVQTLIVDIEPDEHVKRAMNEINAAARLRVAANEKAEAEKIVQIKRAEGEAEAKYLSGVGIARQRQAIVDGLRDSVLGFSVNVPGTTPKDVLDMVLITQYFDTMKEIGASSKSSSVFIPHGPGAVRDIAAQVRDGLLQAAPLQ; this is translated from the exons ATGGGTCAAATGCTTTGCTGCGTTCAAGTAGGGCAATCTACAGTTGCAATCAAGGAATCATTTGGGAAGTATGATGATGTGCTTCAACCAGGATGCCACTGCTTGCCTTGGGTTTTCGGAAAGAGAATAGCCGGCCGGCTGTCACTTCGGATGAAACAGCTGGATGTGAAGTGTGAGACGAAGACAAAG GACAATGTGTTCGTCAATGTGGTTGCTTCCATCCAATACCGTGCTCTGCCTGACAAAGCAAATGATGCCTTTTACAAGCTTAGCAACACCCAGTCTCAGATCCAAGCTTATGTGTTCGATG TGATCAGAGCCAGCGTGCCGAAGCTCAACCTGGACGACGCTTTCGAGCAGAAGAACGAGATAGCCCGAGCCGTGGAAGAGGAGCTCGAGAAGGCCATGTCTGCCTACGGTTTCGAAATCGTGCAGACTCTCATCGTCGACATCGAGCCAGACGAACATGTGAAACGAGCCATGAACGAGATCAACGCAG CTGCGAGGTTGAGGGTGGCGGCGAACGAGAAGGCCGAAGCCGAGAAGATCGTGCAGATCAAGAGGGCGGAAGGGGAGGCGGAAGCCAAGTACTTGTCGGGGGTAGGTATCGCCCGGCAGCGCCAGGCGATCGTGGACGGGCTGAGAGACAGCGTGCTGGGCTTCTCGGTGAACGTGCCGGGGACGACTCCGAAGGATGTGTTGGACATGGTGCTCATCACGCAGTACTTCGACACCATGAAGGAGATCGGCGCCAGCTCCAAGTCTTCGTCTGTGTTCATCCCCCACGGGCCGGGTGCTGTGCGTGACATCGCCGCGCAGGTCCGAGATGGGCTGCTGCAAGCAGCTCCCCTCCAGTGA
- the LOC135615950 gene encoding hypersensitive-induced response protein 1-like: MGQALCCIQVDQSTVAMRETFGKFDQVLEPGCHFLPWCLGKQIAGYLSLRVQQLDVRCETKTKDNVFVTVVASIQYNAIADQASDAFYRLSNTKEQIQSYVFDVIRASVPKLNLDDVFEQKNDIARAVEDELGKAMSSYGYKIVQTLIVDIEPDNHVKKAMNEINAASRMRVAANEKAEAEKILQIKRAEGEAESKYLSGLGIARQRQAIVDGLRDSVLAFSVNVPGTTAKDVMDMVLVTQYFDTMKEIGASSKSSSVFIPHGPGAVRDIAAQVRDGLLQGSAIH, from the exons ATGGGCCAGGCATTGTGTTGCATACAAGTGGACCAGTCAACTGTGGCCATGAGAGAAACTTTTGGGAAGTTTGATCAAGTGCTTGAGCCTGGATGCCACTTCCTGCCATGGTGTTTGGGGAAACAGATTGCCGGTTATCTTTCACTCCGTGTGCAACAACTTGATGTTCGTTGCGAAACAAAGACAAAG GATAATGTATTTGTTACGGTTGTTGCTTCTATCCAATACAATGCTATTGCTGACCAGGCATCTGATGCATTCTACAGGCTCAGCAACACAAAGGAGCAAATCCAATCCTATGTTTTTGATG TCATCAGGGCTAGTGTTCCAAAGCTGAATTTGGATGATGTGTTTGAGCAGAAGAATGATATCGCTAGAGCTGTTGAAGATGAGCTTGGAAAG GCAATGTCATCATATGGTTACAAAATTGTTCAAACACTAATCGTGGATATCGAGCCTGATAATCACGTGAAGAAAGCAATGAATGAGATCAACGCAG CTTCTAGAATGAGAGTTGCAGCAAATGAAAAAGCTGAAGCGGAGAAGATACTGCAGATTAAGCGGGCTGAAGGAGAAGCAGAATCTAAGTACTTGTCTGGCTTGGGTATAGCACGGCAACGCCAGGCCATTGTGGATGGCCTGAGGGACAGCGTGCTTGCCTTCTCTGTCAATGTGCCAGGAACCACAGCTAAGGATGTCATGGACATGGTTCTGGTGACACAGTATTTCGACACAATGAAGGAGATCGGGGCCTCCTCGAAATCCTCTTCTGTGTTCATTCCCCATGGCCCTGGGGCTGTGAGGGACATTGCTGCCCAAGTTAGAGATGGCCTTCTCCAAGGTAGCGCCATCCATTGA
- the LOC135615951 gene encoding cytokinin riboside 5'-monophosphate phosphoribohydrolase LOG7-like isoform X2: protein MEGEKGKEVEVAAVVEETRSRFRKICVFCGNQPGRKAIYQEAAIELGRQLVESGIDLVYGGGSIGLMGIVCQAVHEGGRHVLGVISKSSMAGEYITSQTVGEVQIVSDMHERKAETARRADAFIALPGGYGTLEELLEVVTWAQLGIHKKPVGLLNIDGFYDSLLFFVDMAVDEGFITRAARNIIISAPSAKELIRKFEEYVSEYETNLVWDTEKEPLEVSHL from the exons ATGGAAGGGGAGAAAGGGAAGGAGGTTGAGGTTGCGGCGGTGGTGGAAGAGACCAGATCGAGGTTTAGAAAGATCTGCgtcttctgcgggaaccaaccagGGCGGAAGGCTATTTACCAGGAGGCCGCCATCGAGCTCGGAAGGCAGCTG GTGGAGAGTGGCATCGATTTGGTGTATGGGGGAGGCAGCATAGGATTAATGGGCATCGTTTGCCAAGCAGTGCATGAAGGAGGCCGCCATGTCTTGGG GGTCATTAGCAAGTCCTCCATGGCAGGAGAG TACATAACCAGTCAAACTGTCGGAGAAGTTCAAATTGTTTCCGACATGCATGAAAGGAAAGCTGAGACAGCTCGCCGAGCTGATGCCTTCATTGCATTGCCTG GTGGGTATGGAACGCTTGAAGAACTTCTTGAGGTTGTTACATGGGCTCAGCTGGGAATCCACAAGAAACCG GTTGGGCTCTTAAACATCGATGGTTTTTACGATTCACTCTTGTTCTTCGTCGATATGGCTGTCGACGAAGGGTTCATCACTCGAGCTGCTCGCAACATCATCATATCTGCACCATCAGCCAAGGAACTCATCAGAAAGTTTGAG GAATATGTTTCAGAGTATGAAACAAATTTGGTGTGGGATACCGAGAAGGAGCCTCTTGAAGTCAGTCATCTCTGA
- the LOC135615951 gene encoding cytokinin riboside 5'-monophosphate phosphoribohydrolase LOG7-like isoform X1: MEGEKGKEVEVAAVVEETRSRFRKICVFCGNQPGRKAIYQEAAIELGRQLVESGIDLVYGGGSIGLMGIVCQAVHEGGRHVLGVISKSSMAGEYITSQTVGEVQIVSDMHERKAETARRADAFIALPGGYGTLEELLEVVTWAQLGIHKKPVGLLNIDGFYDSLLFFVDMAVDEGFITRAARNIIISAPSAKELIRKFEVTLSSSFFLNSFWVKPLADEVQNDLITFMYHPSID; the protein is encoded by the exons ATGGAAGGGGAGAAAGGGAAGGAGGTTGAGGTTGCGGCGGTGGTGGAAGAGACCAGATCGAGGTTTAGAAAGATCTGCgtcttctgcgggaaccaaccagGGCGGAAGGCTATTTACCAGGAGGCCGCCATCGAGCTCGGAAGGCAGCTG GTGGAGAGTGGCATCGATTTGGTGTATGGGGGAGGCAGCATAGGATTAATGGGCATCGTTTGCCAAGCAGTGCATGAAGGAGGCCGCCATGTCTTGGG GGTCATTAGCAAGTCCTCCATGGCAGGAGAG TACATAACCAGTCAAACTGTCGGAGAAGTTCAAATTGTTTCCGACATGCATGAAAGGAAAGCTGAGACAGCTCGCCGAGCTGATGCCTTCATTGCATTGCCTG GTGGGTATGGAACGCTTGAAGAACTTCTTGAGGTTGTTACATGGGCTCAGCTGGGAATCCACAAGAAACCG GTTGGGCTCTTAAACATCGATGGTTTTTACGATTCACTCTTGTTCTTCGTCGATATGGCTGTCGACGAAGGGTTCATCACTCGAGCTGCTCGCAACATCATCATATCTGCACCATCAGCCAAGGAACTCATCAGAAAGTTTGAGGTGACTTTATCATCATCCTTCTTCTTGAACTCTTTTTGGGTGAAACCTTTGGCTGATGAGGTGCAAAATGATTTAATAACATTCATGTATCATCCTTCAATCGATTAA
- the LOC135615952 gene encoding tryptophan aminotransferase-related protein 4-like — MDEARRGGRRRPGLKLLLFLHASLFLNVFFFCYLVLSRHQPPPGWARSAARDAEAVAAIDCSGHGRAFLAGGGLPACECNACYSGDDCSQLLLDCPADADSEDPLFLEPYWQQHASTSSIVFPGWQCMSSQTMGGDFISAELDRHVRLLHKAAENAITDGKFILFGSEVAELLHALVHALSADNASSSPACLVASAPHNPFGRRQHECIGIRSNYVKGSVSPATKIIEYVTSPNDPDGLLQQSVLGASAVIHDHAYFWPHYSSIPAPADEDIMLFTISKISGHAGIRLWWAVIKDQKTYQKAAEYMSLNTMVVSCDVQLRVLKLIRVVIAEMGKGGGIFEFGYKTLKTRWSKLHKLVSSSNRFSIQPLLPRYCNYFKRIRDPSPAYAWLKCETEEDKDCYSVLKTSGITSRSGTLFEANSHYTRLSLVKTEDDFDLLTMRMEALLSKELIASL; from the exons ATGGACGAGGCAAGACGTGGAGGGCGGCGGCGCCCGGGGCTGAagctccttctcttcctccacgCTTCCCTCTTCCTCAacgtcttcttcttctgctacCTCGTCCTGTCCCGCCACCAGCCGCCGCCCGGGTGGGCTCGCTCCGCCGCCAGGGACGCCGAGGCCGTCGCCGCGATCGACTGCTCCGGCCACGGCCGCGCCTTTCTGGCCGGCGGAGGTCTCCCCGCGTGCGAGTGCAACGCGTGCTACTCCGGCGACGACTGCTCCCAGCTGCTGCTCGACTGCCCCGCCGACGCCGACAG TGAGGATCCATTGTTTTTGGAGCCATACTGGCAGCAGCATGCATCAACCAGCTCGATCGTATTTCCAGGATGGCAGTGCATGAGTTCTCAGACCATGGGCGGTGACTTCATTTCCGCCGAGCTCGACAGGCATGTTCGTCTCCTTCACAAAGCTGCGGAGAACGCAATCACGGATGGAAAGTTCATCCTCTTTGGATCAGAGGTAGCCGAGCTCCTCCATGCTCTGGTTCACGCCCTCTCTGCCGACAATGCCTCCTCATCCCCTGCATGTCTCGTTGCATCGGCTCCCCACAACCCA TTTGgaagaagacaacatgaatgTATAGGAATTAGATCTAATTATGTGAAAGGATCAGTCTCACCTGCAACAAAGATCATTGAGTATGTCACTTCGCCGAACGACCCAGATGGGCTCTTGCAGCAATCTGTTCTCGGTGCATCGGCAGTGATCCATGATCATGCCTACTTTTGGCCTCACTATTCATCAATTCCAGCTCCAGCAGATGAAGATATTATGCTGTTTACCATTTCCAAGATCTCAGGCCATGCTGGTATCAGGCTTTG GTGGGCAGTAATAAAGGATCAGAAAACATACCAGAAAGCTGCAGAATACATGTCTTTGAACACCATGGTTGTTTCTTGTGATGTCCAACTAAGAGTTCTGAAGCTCATCAGAGTGGTGATAGCAGAGATGGGAAAAGGAGGAGGCATTTTCGAATTTGGTTACAAGACActgaagacaaggtggagcaaattGCATAAGCTCGTCTCCTCTTCCAATCGTTTCTCTATCCAACCACTCCTTCCTCGTTATTGCAACTACTTCAAAAGGATCCGAGACCCATCTCCAG CTTATGCTTGGCTAAAGTGCGAGACGGAGGAAGACAAGGACTGCTATTCTGTGCTTAAGACATCGGGCATCACCTCGCGCTCTGGTACACTCTTTGAAGCCAACAGCCATTACACACGCCTAAGCCTTGTTAAGACAGAAGATGACTTTGATTTGTTGACGATGAGGATGGAGGCTCTCTTATCCAAGGAGTTGATTGCATCCTTGTGA
- the LOC135581636 gene encoding brassinosteroid LRR receptor kinase BRI1-like, translating to MRGVELRRCSFLRLACFLSLLVAIRSSDAGDLDLLMSFKTAAANPQLLPSWDALHGPCSFSGVTCGAGGRVVAVALQSVPLGAEFRAVSSSILALGGLVSLSLRAVNLTGDVAGVRCGGRLAELDLSGNSLQGSIADVASLAAACSGLKSLNLSGNSVGVPPMAAGDSPAAVGFQLETLDLSFNKISGEFDLRWLLSNLGSLRRLDLVGSRLSGGILAITNCSYLQHLDLSYSGLSGVIGDGVFGHCRSLAYLNLSSNHFTGTLPSDLSSCTSLRTLSLSNNNFSGELPVETLTSMPYLAILEFAFNDVNGSLGDSITRMPMLEVLDLSSNRLSGSIPSELCPNPSFALNTLDLQNNQLTGGIPESLRNCTNLVTLDLSLNYLTGAIPSGLGSLPSLRDLIMWQNLLEAEIPPELVNLRSLENLILDNNGLNGSIPAGLVNCTNLNWLSLSSNHLSGTIPPWIGQLHNLAILKLGNNSFSGPIPPELGDCKSLVWLDLNNNQLSGSIPPTLAKQSGKIAVGLVTGEPYVYLKNDGTSGCRGTGNLLEFAGIRPEDLDRLPSRRFCNFTRVYKGLTQYTFNNNGSMLFLDLSFNQLTGQIPKELGNMYYLLILNLGHNFLSGLIPTDLGSLRYVAVLDLSHNALEGPIPSSFSGLAMLAEIDLSNNELNGSIPELGQLATFPRYRYENNSGLCGFPLPSCEDIPGANSSTQHQKSNRRQASLAGSVAMGLLFSLFCIFGLIIIAVESKKRQKKKDSSNCSRDIYFDSRSHSGTANSNWKLTATKDALVINLATFEMPLRKLCFADLVEATNGFHNDSLIGSGGFGDVYKAQLKDGSVVAIKKLIHVSGQGDREFTAEMETIGRIKHRNLVPLLGYCKVGEERLLVYEYMKFGSLEDVLHDGNKVGIKLNWAARRKIAVGAARGLAFLHHNCIPHIIHRDMKSSNVLLDENLEARVSDFGMARLMSAVDTHLSVSALAGTPGYVPPEYYQSFRCTTKGDVYSYGVVLLELLTGRRPTDSMDFGDNNLVGWVKQHSKLRISDVFDPELLKEDPSLELELLEHLKIACSCLDDRPLRRPTMLRVMTMFKEIQAGLSMNATSSAPAASMDGGFYEGDMSLKESKEEKD from the coding sequence ATGAGGGGTGTTGAGCTCCGCCGCTGCTCCTTCCTCCGCCTCGCTTGCTTCCTCAGCCTCCTCGTCGCTATCAGATCGAGCGACGCCGGAGACTTGGACCTCCTGATGTCGTTCAAGACTGCAGCAGCAAACCCCCAGCTGCTCCCGAGCTGGGATGCACTGCACGGTCCCTGCTCCTTCTCCGGCGTTACGTGCGGCGCGGGAGGCCGCGTCGTTGCCGTTGCGCTGCAGTCCGTTCCTCTCGGCGCAGAGTTCCGCGCGGTGTCGTCCTCCATCCTGGCCCTGGGAGGCCTCGTGAGCCTCTCCCTCCGCGCCGTCAACCTCACAGGGGACGTCGCTGGGGTCCGCTGTGGCGGCCGGCTCGCCGAGCTAGATCTTTCCGGCAATAGCCTCCAGGGCTCCATCGCCGACGTGGCCTCTCTCGCCGCGGCTTGCTCCGGGTTGAAGTCTCTCAACCTCTCCGGAAACTCTGTTGGTGTTCCACCTATGGCCGCGGGAGATAGTCCCGCGGCCGTCGGGTTCCAGCTCGAGACGCTTGACCTTTCCTTCAACAAGATCTCCGGCGAGTTCGACCTCCGGTGGCTCCTCTCCAACCTCGGTTCCCTCCGCCGCCTCGACCTGGTCGGAAGCCGCCTCTCCGGCGGGATACTGGCCATCACCAACTGCTCCTACCTTCAGCACCTGGACCTCTCGTACAGCGGCCTCTCCGGCGTGATCGGCGACGGGGTCTTCGGCCACTGCCGAAGCTTGGCCTACCTGAATCTCTCTTCCAACCACTTTACCGGTACTCTCCCCTCCGACCTCTCCTCTTGCACTTCCTTGAGAACCCTCAGCCTCTCCAACAACAACTTCTCCGGCGAGTTACCCGTCGAAACTCTGACCTCGATGCCGTACCTCGCGATCCTCGAGTTCGCCTTCAACGACGTCAATGGCAGCCTAGGGGACTCGATCACGAGGATGCCGATGCTCGAAGTGCTCGACCTGAGCTCGAACCGGTTGTCGGGATCGATCCCCTCGGAGCTTTGCCCGAACCCGAGCTTCGCCTTGAATACGCTCGACCTCCAGAACAACCAGCTCACTGGTGGCATCCCGGAGTCTCTGAGAAATTGCACCAACCTCGTAACCCTCGATCTCAGCCTCAACTACCTCACCGGAGCCATTCCTTCAGGTCTGGGCTCGCTGCCTTCCCTCCGTGATCTGATCATGTGGCAGAACTTGCTCGAGGCAGAGATCCCGCCGGAGCTTGTCAACCTCCGATCCCTTGAGAACCTCATCCTCGACAACAATGGCCTCAACGGTTCGATCCCTGCTGGGCTCGTCAACTGCACCAATTTGAACTGGCTCTCTTTGTCGAGCAATCACTTGAGTGGAACGATCCCCCCGTGGATCGGGCAGCTTCATAACTTGGCCATTCTCAAGCTCGGTAACAACTCCTTCTCCGGCCCTATTCCGCCGGAGCTCGGAGACTGCAAGAGCTTGGTATGGCTGGACCTCAACAATAACCAGCTCAGTGGATCGATTCCGCCGACCCTGGCGAAACAGTCCGGCAAAATCGCGGTGGGCTTGGTCACCGGCGAGCCGTACGTGTACCTGAAGAATGACGGGACCAGTGGATGCCGTGGGACAGGTAATCTCCTTGAGTTCGCTGGCATCCGGCCGGAGGACCTTGACCGGTTGCCTAGCCGGCGGTTCTGTAACTTCACCAGGGTTTACAAGGGTCTCACACAGTACACCTTCAACAACAATGGCTCGATGCTCTTCCTCGACCTTTCTTTCAACCAGTTGACCGGCCAGATTCCCAAGGAGCTCGGCAATATGTACTATCTTCTGATCCTGAACCTTGGCCACAACTTCCTCTCAGGTTTGATACCTACGGACTTGGGGAGCCTGCGATATGTAGCCGTGTTGGATCTTTCTCATAATGCTCTTGAGGGACCAATCCCTTCGTCCTTCTCAGGCCTTGCTATGTTGGCTGAGATTGATCTCTCGAACAATGAGCTTAATGGATCAATTCCTGAGCTAGGTCAGTTGGCAACCTTCCCACGGTACCGATATGAGAACAATTCAGGCCTTTGCGGGTTTCCTCTCCCATCTTGCGAGGACATCCCTGGTGCGAATTCGAGCACCCAACATCAGAAGTCCAACCGGAGGCAAGCCTCTCTTGCCGGGAGTGTTGCTATGGGATTGCTCTTCTCTCTGTTCTGCATTTTTGGTTTGATCATAATCGCAGTGGAGAGTAAGAAACGACAGAAGAAGAAAGATAGCAGTAACTGCTCGCGGGACATCTACTTTGACAGCCGATCTCACTCTGGCACTGCCAATTCAAATTGGAAGCTTACAGCAACTAAGGATGCCTTGGTTATCAACCTTGCCACCTTCGAGATGCCTCTCAGAAAGCTCTGTTTCGCCGACCTGGTTGAGGCCACCAATGGCTTCCATAATGATAGCCTAATTGGTTCTGGTGGATTCGGTGATGTTTATAAAGCCCAGCTGAAGGATGGCAGTGTTGTTGCCATCAAGAAACTGATTCATGTGAGCGGGCAAGGTGACCGTGAGTTCACAGCTGAGATGGAGACCATTGGAAGGATCAAGCACCGCAACCTAGTTCCGCTGTTGGGCTACTGCAAAGTTGGAGAAGAACGACTTTTAGTGTACGAGTACATGAAATTTGGGAGTCTAGAAGATGTCTTGCATGACGGGAACAAGGTTGGAATCAAGCTGAACTGGGCAGCCAGGAGGAAGATAGCCGTGGGGGCAGCTAGAGGTTTAGCATTCCTACACCACAACTGCATTCCTCACATTATTCACAGAGATATGAAGTCCAGCAATGTTCTTCTTGATGAGAATTTAGAAGCTAGAGTCTCAGATTTTGGGATGGCAAGACTGATGAGTGCAGTGGACACGCATCTGAGCGTGTCCGCACTAGCAGGCACCCCTGGCTATGTTCCACCTGAGTATTACCAGAGCTTTCGTTGCACCACCAAGGGAGATGTTTACAGCTATGGTGTTGTCTTGCTCGAGCTGCTCACTGGGAGGCGGCCGACGGACTCGATGGACTTTGGTGACAACAACTTGGTGGGGTGGGTCAAGCAGCACTCCAAACTAAGAATAAGTGATGTCTTCGACCCAGAGTTATTGAAGGAGGATCCCTCTCTTGAACTTGAGCTCTTAGAGCATCTTAAGATCGCTTGTTCCTGCCTTGATGATCGGCCATTGCGTCGACCAACCATGCTAAGGGTGATGACAATGTTCAAGGAGATACAGGCAGGTTTGTCCATGAACGCCACATCTTCTGCCCCAGCAGCCTCAATGGATGGTGGCTTCTATGAGGGGGATATGAGCTTGAAGGAGAGCAAAGAAGAGAAGGATTAG
- the LOC103990001 gene encoding uncharacterized protein LOC103990001, with protein sequence MTRKRKTEEVAPMDEADRTIYSTFCGAANSLSQLYTQAMHQQTLSFDAGERHALEKLYQWILRQHEVESRLTVADVVTHIQNEMGYGGDDSSTSPMLEFQQQTQSASHFTNSSIQPFPGLSGQVSTGIAPRNGDSDHAKSSAFSNALSSSACGSLPHYRLAQGGGYYTNGPSTGDAGARSHDPNQNQELHSLSFNDSSMDMNPDSPKHESYL encoded by the exons ATGACGAGGAAAAGGAAGACAGAGGAGGTGGCGCCGATGGACGAAGCGGACCGGACCATTTACTCTACCTTCTGCGGCGCCGCCAACTCCCTTTCCCAGCTCTACACCCAGGCCATGCACCAACAGACGCTCTCCTTCGACGCCGGCGAGCGCCACGCCCTG GAGAAGCTCTATCAGTGGATCTTGAGACAACATGAAGTTGAATCGAGGTTGACTGTAGCTGATGTTGTCACCCATATCCAG AATGAGATGGGCTACGGAGGAGATGATTCGTCAACATCACCAATGTTGGAATTCCAACAACAAACCCAATCCGCAAGTCATTTTACAAACTCAAGCATCCAACCATTTCCTGGTTTATCTGGCCAGGTCTCAACTGGTATCGCCCCTCGCAACGGTGACTCCGATCATGCAAAAAGCTCTGCTTTCTCAAATGCACTTTCAAGCTCTGCTTGTGGGAGCCTTCCGCACTATCGCCTTGCTCAGGGAGGTGGATATTATACAAATGGTCCATCCACTGGAGATGCTGGTGCTAGAAGCCATGATCCTAACCAAAACCAGGAGCTTCATTCTCTCAGCTTCAATGATTCTTCTATGGATATGAACCCAGATAGTCCAAAACATGAATCTTATCTATGA
- the LOC135614020 gene encoding uncharacterized protein LOC135614020, whose protein sequence is MLLTVEGGGFFSSSASGYTSGLALLLFGRRNDEQPMKVSPWTNYQLVEQGLESESQLASRKKQNSQGCTSFICFSCAQDRQFPHKLDLANQSETSSDSSSSDANKVTISGAATVSERKPCLKSNIKKPSRNCSTACEGDDSHEVSGVENETSCCTVGRKVQWTDKCGKELVEIREFELSDDNPSDGEFEHEKFRRCECVIQ, encoded by the exons ATGCTATTGACTGTGGAAGGAGGAggattcttttcttcttctgcatCAGGGTATACCAGTGGTCTTGCCCTTCTACTTTTTGGCCGGAGAAATGATGAGCAGCCCATGAAAGTTTCACCATGGACTAACTACCAGTTAGTGGAGCAAGGACTTGAGTCAGAATCTCAGCTGGCTTCTAGGAAAAAGCAAAATTCTCAAGGATGCACTTCCTTCATATGTTTCAGTTGTGCTCAAGACAGACAATTTCCTCACAAACTTGATCTAGCTAACCAGTCTGAAACTTCATCAGATTCATCATCTTCTGATGCGAACAAGGTAACAATCAGTGGTGCTGCTACTGTGAGTGAAAGGAAGCCTTGTCTCAAGAGTAATATAAAGAAGCCTTCCAGAAATTGTTCCACAGCATGTGAAGGTGATGATTCCCATGAAGTTTCAGGAGTGGAAAATGAGACATCTTGTTGTACTGTAGGGAGGAAAGTTCAGTGGACTGATAAATGTGGGAAGGAGCTTGTAGAGATAAGAGAATTTGAGCTCAG TGATGACAATCCATCGGATGGGGAATTTGAGCATGAAAAATTCAGAAGATGTGAATGTGTAATTCAGTAA